Proteins encoded by one window of Haliotis asinina isolate JCU_RB_2024 chromosome 6, JCU_Hal_asi_v2, whole genome shotgun sequence:
- the LOC137286382 gene encoding uncharacterized protein has product MAQATTSKFDFKMEKRQHSGSLSSRSSEDFSETSFDGETESLIGSATHQLVLYAMTKGHTIHSVTHMPPHQLSEFLRDFYGKVRTKLEEGPVRSTVSLKDIRLGLQKYFMKETGLDIVKDKSFENANACYEMAVRMGPRKCHRLRIEMDDLRKIYFSDAMKTDNPETLQNKVFFDVNLYIVNRGKDCMRAMTKNDFVVSTEVDGRKSVWLKYHPKFNIKEMGGYGDVDHTGTRLGEKMLERPGDPRCPVASFLRYLTHLHPMTEAFWQRPKRSVSQSDYVWFDNTPLGNSTLSKIMQRISISAGVKENYTNHSIRPSYIPLIETICTDALNIERTVRVPSVLSQEDSFADDNSLGDSSSLDSESPDDDPVDESVVGLRSAKMKVLELIRGLLVKDIKKFADWLKTVRVEYHQGELIVLCSPVDQEDVAVEGMNGQGGDNSQSKVSDQEMTSIKEKFKQNGPGKFSSASLDSPMQKKTEKSARSDKQDSLSFMQGISIKQVEFDSVGGTHCSASDISPLKVTIPSTDALLVSGLSENMQLLLHKKSSKEHQPVQEKLPDRIFYSENDMDVAEIAALLGACDSLKKNPEKSESTVAEISKALPHAGTRSPNLKADSMPEMRSGAVNIQSTTSFGGENKLITIGDNKQSSLKPTSPALKRQARVECAEPACDEPLKKRLCSSASVPTGADHGMAYPNSTNIPKPPLQFRPASLDSSPLMKKKRVRFGSGVQTITVKAEPVS; this is encoded by the exons ATGGCTCAAGCAACGACGAGTAAGTTCGACTTCAAAATGGAAAAGAGACAACACTCGGGATCACTGAGCAGTCGTTCATCCGAGGACTTTTCTGAGACTAGTTTTGATGGTGAAACGGAAAGCCTCATAGGTTCGGCGACCCACCAGTTAGTGTTATACGCTATGACGAAAGGACACACCATTCATAGTGTAACACACATGCCCCCTCACCAGTTGTCGGAGTTTCTCAGAGATTTTTATGGTAAGGTCAGGACCAAGCTTGAGGAGGGGCCGGTCAGATCAACTGTCAGTTTGAAAGATATCAGGCTCGGTctgcaaaaatatttcatgaaggAGACCGGCTTGGACATTGTCAAAgacaaaagttttgaaaatgcCAATGCGTGTTATGAGATGGCAGTTCGAATGGGACCACGCAAGTGTCATAGACTTAGAATAGAAATGGATGATTtgaggaaaatatatttcagtgatgCAATGAAAACCGACAACCCAGAAACTCTTCAAAATAAGGTGTTTTTCGATGTGAATTTATACATTGTCAACAGAGGAAAAGATTGTATGAGGGCCATGACgaaaaatgattttgttgtgtCGACTGAAGTTGACGGAAGGAAAAGTGTTTGGTTAAAATACCACCCTAAGTTCAACATCAAGGAGATGGGTGGCTATGGAGATGTAGATCATACTGGAACAAGGCTAGGGGAGAAGATGCTTGAGAGACCAG GAGATCCTCGTTGCCCTGTAGCATCGTTCTTGAGGTATCTTACCCATCTCCATCCCATGACTGAAGCATTCTGGCAACGTCCCAAGCGGAGTGTATCTCAGTctgattatgtatggtttgacAATACCCCACTGGGAAACTCCACGCTGAGTAAAATCATGCAGAGGATATCAATTTCAGCTGGAGTTAAGGAAAACTACACAAACCACTCGATTCGTCCATCGTACATTCCTCTTATTGAAACAATATGCACAGATGCTTTGAACATTGAGAGAACTGTGCGAGTGCCCAGTGTATTGTCACAGGAAGATTCATTTGCCGATGATAATTCGCTGGGAGACAGTTCGTCGCTTGATTCTGAGTCCCCAGATGATGACCCAGTGGATGAGAGTGTTGTTG GTTTGAGGTCGGCCAAGATGAAGGTTTTGGAGTTGATTCGTGGCCTACTCGTGAAGGACATCAAGAAATTTGCTGACTGGCTGAAAACTGTTCGGGTGGAATACCACCAAGGAG aGCTGATTGTCTTGTGTAGCCCGGTCGACCAGGAAGATGTGGCAGTGGAAGGGATGAATGGTCAAGGGGGAGACAACTCTCAGAGCAAAGTCAGTGATCAAGAAATGACCTCAATAAAAGAGAAGTTCAAACAAAATGGACCCGGTAAATTCTCATCTGCCAGTTTGGATTCACCCATGCAGAAGAAAACTGAAAAATCAGCACGAAGCGACAAGCAAGACAGTTTATCATTTATGCAGGGAATTTCCATAAAGCAAGTAGAGTTTGACTCGGTTGGCGGAACCCACTGCTCTGCCAGTGATATCTCCCCGTTAAAGGTGACCATTCCCTCAACAGACGCACTGCTTGTGTCTGGTTTGAGTGAGAACATGCAGCTGTTGCTACACAAGAAATCCAGCAAAGAGCATCAACCGGTCCAGGAAAAACTACCAGACAGAATATTCTACTCAGAGAATGACATGGATGTTGCTGAAATTGCTGCTCTACTAGGTGCCTGTGACAGTCTTAAAAAGAATCCTGAGAAATCTGAATCAACAGTGGCTGAGATCAGTAAGGCTCTGCCTCATGCCGGCACAAGAAGCCCGAACCTAAAAGCAGACTCGATGCCAGAGATGAGGAGCGGTGCAGTTAACATTCAGAGCACAACATCCTTTGGTGGAGAAAACAAGTTGATAACTATCGGCGACAATAAACAGTCATCATTGAAACCAACAAGTCCAGCGTTGAAGAGACAGGCACGGGTGGAATGTGCGGAGCCGGCTTGTGACGAGCCTCTGAAGAAAAGACTTTGTAGTAGTGCTAGTGTGCCTACAGGAGCAGACCACGGAATGGCCTACCCCAACTCTACCAACATTCCGAAACCACCATTGCAGTTCAGACCAGCTTCGTTAGATTCGTCGCCACTTATGAAGAAAAAGAGAGTGCGCTTTGGCAGTGGAGTTCAGACGATAACTGTTAAAGCAGAACCGGTATCATGA